taatctatatataaaattaattccgATCTCAACTCGTcatgaatattaatttttaaatttgaatcgttttaaatttaattataactatCCAAACTTATTCAATTATAACTATCCAAACTTATTATATCAGTGTTTCTATTGAATCTGAtgtctaaaaaaaatataagatacTATACACACATTAATTTTCATTTAGAATGAAGTTATTTAAAAGCATTCATGTgcaaattttcaaattcattcTATTATGAATTGTAAAATGGATTCATATCTAAAAtgaagtaattttaaaaaaattagtaaatttattttctgaaaggaaaaaaaaaacctatatatatagatttatgtttttatacatgtatataataattcatatgaaaaataatgATGTTTATTCTTATATACACCAAATAAATTACATTAACGCTATGgcatttcaattaaaattttcatgaaaCTAGacataatttgattattttctcTGTTAGTACATTGGTAAATTTTTTGTTgtaaatcattttaaataacAATATTCTCGATTTACTGTCAAAAATGGAATAGATATATGAAGGAGTATGTTACAAATTGAAGTTGCCAACATTGTTACAATGCTCCAAGTTTAGAGACAGCAgaaaaaataatacaataacAGATAACGAAGCCTTAATCCCAAAGAACTATTAAGGACACTAACTGAAATAACCCTTCAAAACGGAGACCTGTTCTATCTCATTATGCAGTATTGCTTCCAAACAAAATTGATTTAAGAAGGCAAATGCAAACGATACGATGAGCAACCAAAGTTTTCTGAGTTTAATATATATGGTAGAAAGAAAAGAAACCAGAAGTTGATGAATAACATCCAGGTCAAATCAAGTGTACTGCACTTATCAATAATACATGACGCTATCACATCCACTAAGACCATTGACatgcaaattattttgtttacaCAGATGAAATAGCCTCTTAGCCCTCCAATAGTAAGCATCCATCCAAATATTCATAAGCAAACCCCAACACCCAAGAGGAAAGAAGAACAACCTCAGAAAGGTCATGTGATTTCCTACTTGAGAAGTATTTAACCTCCAGAAACTCATTGAAATCTTTTCCCAGTTCCCGTTTCTCCTCAAAAATAGGATGTGAAAAGCCTTTGGCTGTCAGCTTACGGTTCGTAACATGAGGCTTCATCTTACAAAACATTATCTCCATAGCAGGTAAGTGAAAGACAGAGAAAAGGTATTGACAGAAACTGGATAGTACCTCTTCAGTCTTCTGGTTTGGCATCGTCTTCTGTTTGTGTCCGAAAAGTGGTTTTATCTAAGTATTCTTCTTCAATAGTTTCTTTTAGGATGAACAGCCTTTGTATAACAACAGGCTGAGTCATTTGCCTAGCTTCCCTGATATCAGTGTCCTCCTTATTGAGATGATATGCGTCGAGCATGATCTTAATCCACTTGTGCAGTTCCTTTGGAGTTCTGCCCAAACACAAAAAGGTAGCATGACAAAATAAGTTATGCAGCTGTAGAACACCCAAATCTAATCAATTATGAGGAATTAAAAAGCTTGTTTACGTATATAAAGCATATGGGTCCTTGGCATCATGTTCATCTCCTGGGCAAAATGCTGTTGCTAATGATGAGAATCGTACTTCAGGATCTGCAATGTTCAGCAAATGCTTAAGAAGCTTTATCTCTTTAGGGGCTATACTTCTAAGGCTGCTCTTTGTGGCTTTGTATATGCGATACATGATCTCTTTGACCTGAAATTGGATGTCCAAGTTCAATTGTTGATAATTGAAAAACCAGTACTTAAAGCTCATGTAAGACACAACAAGCTAATGCAGTAAAAGTTCAAGCAGTCATATCTGTATGTAGTAGTTAGCTTCTTCACAATAAGTGAAATGTTAGCGGAGAAAACATGGTGGATGCTAATGCTTAAAAGCTCTACATATTCTAGTAATGGTCCAATGATGAAATTTGGTCAGAATTTCATCAGATAAAGGTTAGCACATACTTGGACAATTGAGCTCATTAATATTTACCTCCAATATGTATTAAGTGTACCTTCATCATTTGAATTCTGGAAGCCATTAGGACAACAAAAACGAACTTAATATTGTTTCACTAGATATGTTTTTTACATGCTAGGAATATTTAACTCTTTAATTTGTACAAATTATAAGGCGTCTTTAGTCAGACATTTTCAAGCTTAAAAACTTCTCCACAGATCAAAGCACCATAGTTCAATTCTGCCACAAAAAAAAGTACGGCTTGCTTTACATGATAGATGTAATTGagcaaaaaagaaggaaaatatGCTTTAGAGATAGTTAACAGGCAAATAAGACTATTAGTTAGCCCTCACAACCACCTTACCAGTGCAGTACTGATATACTGATCAGTtctaagaaaaacaaaaaaaaaagattattaaCAGAAGATTCACATTTATACCTCATTTCTCATATCAGGGGAATCTTTTGCTGCTGCCCAAGCACTGTTTATCAATAGGATCAATGAAGAGTCAAGTTCCTTTGTCTTGGCTAGGCTTTTGATTTTTTCACATGCTACATCCACAGAAGGAGAGTTCAGAATATCATCAAATTTTGCCTGGGCAGCATCTAAAGTCTCCACATTCTCCAGTGTCCTGTCAAATGCACTAACAGCAGACAAGCATCTAGTTGCTAGCCTGGCTATTGCTGTTCAAATCAATAAATATTCACATCAGATGGGTACACAAAGCTATCTTTATAGGCAATAGTTCTATGTAAATTTATCATCAagcaaaaagtaaaaaacaCAAGATAAGTTTAGCAGGAAAGTTTCTATTATGCAGATGTAATCCTGTTCTGGGTAGAAAATCACTATTcgctttgaaaaaaaatatatttaaagtaggttaaataacaagtaaataaatagtTCATGACTATTTAACAACAAAAGGATCATTTCCTTCTACACTACTGAAACTTAAATATAAAGACAGAAAATTATCAAAACCCATGTTGGCAATTTGCTTGTAGTTAATAGAATATTCACCAAatgaacatacattattcaACAATCATCATCCAAATAGTGTTAGCACAAACCAAACAAATTAGAATTCAAAAGGGTTACAATCTATTCCATCAAGTAATCAGTAATTACCATCACGGTCCTCCAAGGAATCAAAAGTTTCTGCAAGAAGGTTTAGGTAACGGAAGAAGTCCCCTGTAAAGTCCTTGCGTCGTTTTGTGACAATTGCGTTTAAGTCAGTTGGGCTGTCTTGAATTTCCTTAAGAAGATCACAGTGTCTTTCCATCTCTTCGTCAATCTGCAATGCTCATTCCTGAGTACACAGAATCAAAAGAAGCTCTAAACCCAAAAGAGTAACCATATCCAATCAACCCTCTATATGACCATTAGGAAACCAGAATTCCAATAATGTTATGTCATCTAAGGACCTCAGGAAAATCAAAACCACACTCTTTTCAATTCCCCACAACCATGAATTTCCACTTTATGACTTTGTCAATTCTTGGGAACCAAACAACATAAAAGAGGAGGAAAATCAAAATATCATTTTTTCCTTTCTATTCCTAAATTATTCCTTGATAAAACGAAGCATTAACTGCAAATTTAAATCTAACAACCGCAGAAATTCGCAGGGGAAAATGGCAAGAACGAAATTGAGACATTAGTATCGTACCCTCTTCACTTTAGCAGCAAGTGAAGTAAATTTCTGCTTCAAATTTGGATCAGTTTCCATATCAGCTCTCGTTTGGCATCTTTTATAGAATCTTTCCCTGTACTTGTTCCACTCTTCCCTAAACACCAGATACTTTCTCCATTCTTTGACTCTGGGTTTCTCATTCAAGAACACATCAATTATCTTATCGCAAAATTGGGTAACACTGTACCCTTCTGCAACTTCCACCTCTCCTTGTTCTTCCACTTCAACATTTGCAAAGCTACTTGCTTTAGAACCTGGGGAAAAAGAGCAACCATGTAGCATACCATTCTAAAGCAAAGCAAACACTTGTAGGTAGGAAAGAGGTTATATGGTACTTACTGGTTTTAAAGCTGTGGCTTATTGCTCTGGATTTGAGTTTGCTACGAGGGAAAAGAGAGGGAGACGATGCAGAGTGGAATCTGAGGGTTGTTGGAGAAAATTTTTCATTGAATGAGCAGAAAGCAGCGACGGAGGCGGTGAAGAGTGGGGATTGGGCAGTAGAGGGTAAAAGCTCCGATACGAAGAAGCTGCAAGTGCTCATGGTTTTTTGCTTCTGAAAGCGGAACGGAGAGGAAATGTGAAAAATGGCTCAGGTTGCACCCTGTTGAAGGGCGATAGAGGATAAAGCCTCGAAGCTAACGACGTCGTTTCAACTTCCATTGCTATCCTGACCTCCGTAGTttcgtgttttttttttttttgttttttaagcaAAGCCCAatctttcatttttaattaatttttgcaaaattctttaaaactttatCAAGTCCATGACATTCGAACTTATAAAACGTGCATTTGATTATTTggataaattttcattatttttttataaggtgaatgaataatttgaaattaaaatttccatcttgaaaaagtcactcctaaaaaaaaacacaattaaattaaataaagtctgtatataaaaaatataaaatatctaaaaaagatttattaataaaaatatataataaaatatttaaatatataaataaaaatctacCCTTACAGATTTAATAAGATAATATATCTATAGTATTTCAGATTTTACTCTCTTACTTCATCACCATtcctactttaaaaaaaaaattgaaaaaaaaaaataaaaatttataatttagcgGCACTCTCCTGAACCATCCGAAGAAATGGGTACATAGTAATAAATTGCAGATGTAGTGACGTCAAAGAAGAGGATGAAGAAAACAAGATGGCATTCTTTTTTATCAAAACGACTGAAACCGGATTCTTCAATGAGGACATCGTTAGGCATACAGAACTTTGGATCCAACTCCTCAATCTGCCTCTTAGCTTGTATAATTAAGCttttctctctatctcttctctTCCCTTAACTCTCTCTATTCCCATCAATGCCAACTTTGGAGAGAACCGCAATACACACTAGCCTTCAACCTTCTTTAATGCTTTAGAATTTCTcccagaaaataaatttatggcACGCGCAAATTGTCGCCGGCATGAAACTGTTATTGACATTGTAAAGCCGGCGAGTTTCACTGGAGGACTTGAGTTCAATAGTCTTACTTATACAGTGAGTAAAAAGCAGGAGGTTGATGGAAAATGGTTGAGCCAAGAAGTGGATTTGTTACATAGGATTACTGGATATGCACCCAATGGTTGCATCACCGCCGTCATGGGGCCTAGTGGTGCCGGAAAGTCTACGTTGTTGGATGGATTGGCTGGCGGTATCGCGAGTGGAATTAAGCCTCAGAGGTAGAGTGTCATTTGTTGGCTCGGAAATAAGTCCAAGCTTGATTAAGAGGACTTCGGCCTATATAATGGAGGTCGATCGGCTGTTTCCTATGCTTACTGTTTACGAGACTTTGATTTTTGTTGCTGATTTTCGTCTGGGCCGATTTCTACAGCTGACAAGAAGCAGCGAGTGGAGAAGCTGATTGAGCAGCTCGGTTTATCTGTAAGTTATTTCCTATGAAGTTTTCGGTTTGATTAGTTAAAATTCATTAGTTTCCATGGTTGCTTTCATGGCAGTCTTCCAGGAACACCTACATAGGCGACGAAGGCAGCAGAGGAGTCTCCGGCGGCGAGCGTCGAAGAGTGTCGATTGGAGTAGACATAATCCATGGACCACCGTTGCTCTTCCTCGATGAGCCTACCTCAGGTCTGGACTCCACCAGTGCTTATAGTGTAATTGAATGGTGCTTCGCATTGCAAGATCAGGGAGCATTGTGATTCTTACAATTCATCAGCCCTCTTCCAGAATCCAACTTCTTGTTGATCATCTCATAATTCTAGCTCGTGGGCAACTCATGTATCAAGGCTCACCACAAGATGTCACTCTCCATCTTAGCCGGATGGGGCGAAAAGTCcccaaaaaataaaactcaataGAGTATCTAATTGATGTGATACAAAAGTATGATCAATCTGAGCATGGGGTGGAGGCACTAGCACAATTTGTACTCACTGGAGTGAGACCGCCTAAGTTATCCAATGAGGACATGTCGGCATCCACCATTGTCCCGACACCGCCACAGCCCCGTGGGAACCGCCTTCAGTCAGAAGGTTCAAGTAAAAGAAGAAATTATGGGAAACGACTTCCTTTGCAAACAAGTACAGATGAACCTAATGAGTTCGATCATAGTTTCTTCATCTTCACAGTCTGCCTGTTCTTCttctcttcaaacgatgccgTTCCTGCATTTATCCAAGAACGCTTCATCTTCGTCCGCGAAACTTCTCACAATGCTTACAGAGCTTCTTCTTACACCATTGCAGGTCTCATCACTTACCTTCCTTTGCTTGCAC
This genomic interval from Manihot esculenta cultivar AM560-2 chromosome 12, M.esculenta_v8, whole genome shotgun sequence contains the following:
- the LOC110628763 gene encoding uncharacterized protein At4g37920 — protein: MSTCSFFVSELLPSTAQSPLFTASVAAFCSFNEKFSPTTLRFHSASSPSLFPRSKLKSRAISHSFKTSSKASSFANVEVEEQGEVEVAEGYSVTQFCDKIIDVFLNEKPRVKEWRKYLVFREEWNKYRERFYKRCQTRADMETDPNLKQKFTSLAAKVKRIDEEMERHCDLLKEIQDSPTDLNAIVTKRRKDFTGDFFRYLNLLAETFDSLEDRDAIARLATRCLSAVSAFDRTLENVETLDAAQAKFDDILNSPSVDVACEKIKSLAKTKELDSSLILLINSAWAAAKDSPDMRNEVKEIMYRIYKATKSSLRSIAPKEIKLLKHLLNIADPEVRFSSLATAFCPGDEHDAKDPYALYTTPKELHKWIKIMLDAYHLNKEDTDIREARQMTQPVVIQRLFILKETIEEEYLDKTTFRTQTEDDAKPED